A genomic stretch from Kovacikia minuta CCNUW1 includes:
- a CDS encoding GAF domain-containing sensor histidine kinase produces the protein MKASQALSDEIVLDKLLTKLMTVLMENAGAERGCLLLESKGQLHIEANATVDPHCISVLQTIPVESEPAKELISLAIVHYVTRTRTSVVLNDAIQDNRFNRDSYILKHQPKSILCTPLLHQRKLSGILYLENNLTTDAFTPERLEILQLLSTQAAIALDNAQLYNQLELRVQERTLELTQANHQLQAEILERQRSEQTLRMIVEGTAPVVGADFFRSLVRSLAQALNVRYAFISECMDALPTRVRSFGFWQGDGFGDEFEYDLHGTPCERIINSRGCQCFPDQIQSRFPDDADLKTMQAQSYAGIVLLDSTGNLLGHLAVLDDKPLENESRTRAVLEIFAARAAAEMERKQAEDALRVSETKFSTAFQSSPDAITISTLKDGCYIEVNDSCLRMLGYSRAEMLGRSAPELKVWAEPQDRDSITQRLQQQGSVTNLEIKLRRKSGEIFPALFSAEVIHLEEEPCLLAVAADITMLKQAEKALERLAEIGELAAMIVHEVRNPLTTISMGLNAFKKLHLSERFQEYLSLSLDEADRLQRLLNQILLYSRPQALQRSQLELNPFISETLTTLRTIPAAAGKSLQLIAANEPVTVLADRDKLKQVLINIVTNACEAVSEGEVITVQLQKRAPEQIQIRVHNGGAPIPADVLPKLTRPFFTTKASGTGLGLAIVQRIVQAHDGEFRIESSAATGTIVTIQLPLAPEVADQLG, from the coding sequence ATGAAAGCGTCGCAAGCTCTGTCGGATGAAATTGTATTAGACAAACTTCTGACAAAATTGATGACGGTCTTGATGGAAAATGCGGGAGCGGAACGGGGATGTTTGCTCCTGGAAAGCAAGGGGCAATTACACATTGAAGCAAATGCTACTGTAGATCCCCATTGCATTTCAGTTCTACAGACAATTCCTGTGGAAAGTGAACCTGCAAAGGAATTGATTTCTCTGGCGATCGTTCACTATGTCACCCGAACCCGTACCAGCGTTGTACTTAATGATGCCATTCAGGACAATCGCTTTAACCGGGATAGTTATATTCTCAAGCACCAACCAAAATCAATTCTTTGCACACCCTTATTACATCAGAGAAAGCTGTCTGGCATCCTATACCTGGAAAATAACCTGACAACAGACGCCTTTACACCAGAGCGGCTTGAGATTTTGCAACTCCTTTCAACTCAGGCTGCAATTGCCCTGGACAATGCCCAACTCTATAATCAGTTGGAATTGCGCGTACAGGAACGAACCCTGGAGCTAACCCAGGCAAACCATCAACTGCAAGCTGAGATTTTAGAACGCCAGCGATCGGAGCAAACCCTCCGGATGATTGTAGAAGGCACGGCTCCAGTCGTCGGGGCAGATTTTTTCCGATCGCTGGTGCGTTCTCTGGCCCAGGCACTCAATGTTCGTTACGCGTTCATTAGTGAATGCATGGATGCATTGCCAACCCGGGTGCGTAGCTTTGGCTTCTGGCAGGGAGATGGATTCGGCGACGAGTTTGAGTACGACCTGCACGGAACCCCCTGTGAGCGCATTATCAACAGCAGAGGCTGTCAGTGTTTTCCCGATCAGATCCAGTCCCGCTTTCCTGATGATGCAGACCTGAAAACCATGCAGGCACAAAGCTACGCTGGAATTGTATTACTGGACTCAACCGGAAACCTGTTAGGACATTTGGCCGTATTGGATGATAAACCCCTGGAAAATGAATCTCGCACGCGGGCAGTGTTGGAGATTTTCGCAGCCCGTGCTGCGGCTGAAATGGAGCGCAAACAAGCAGAAGATGCCCTCCGAGTTTCTGAGACAAAATTTTCGACTGCTTTTCAATCCTCTCCCGATGCCATCACCATCAGTACCCTCAAAGATGGATGCTACATCGAAGTCAATGACAGTTGTCTGCGAATGCTCGGTTATAGCCGTGCAGAAATGCTTGGACGAAGTGCCCCAGAATTAAAAGTTTGGGCAGAACCCCAGGATCGGGACTCTATTACGCAACGCTTGCAACAGCAAGGAAGTGTGACCAATCTAGAAATCAAACTGCGCCGCAAATCGGGTGAAATCTTTCCTGCCCTGTTTTCAGCCGAGGTGATTCATTTAGAAGAGGAACCCTGTCTGTTAGCCGTTGCGGCTGATATTACCATGCTCAAGCAAGCGGAAAAAGCACTGGAACGGTTAGCAGAAATTGGCGAACTCGCAGCCATGATTGTTCACGAAGTCCGCAATCCATTAACCACGATTTCGATGGGCTTAAATGCGTTTAAAAAACTACATCTCTCAGAGCGGTTTCAGGAGTATCTTTCCCTGTCCTTAGACGAAGCCGATCGCCTTCAACGCCTGCTCAATCAGATTCTTCTCTATTCCAGACCGCAAGCCCTCCAACGATCGCAGCTAGAGTTAAACCCGTTCATTTCCGAAACGTTAACCACCTTAAGGACCATTCCTGCTGCTGCTGGGAAATCCCTGCAATTGATCGCTGCCAATGAACCTGTAACCGTATTAGCCGATCGCGATAAATTGAAGCAGGTTTTAATTAATATCGTCACGAATGCCTGTGAAGCAGTCAGCGAAGGGGAAGTGATCACCGTCCAGCTCCAAAAACGTGCGCCTGAGCAGATTCAGATTCGGGTTCATAACGGAGGTGCCCCCATTCCTGCGGATGTTTTGCCAAAGCTAACCAGACCCTTCTTTACCACAAAAGCGAGTGGAACAGGTCTGGGGTTGGCGATCGTCCAGCGGATTGTTCAAGCCCACGATGGCGAATTTCGGATCGAATCATCGGCAGCAACGGGAACCATCGTCACAATCCAACTACCCTTAGCACCAGAAGTGGCAGATCAGCTCGGATGA
- a CDS encoding GGDEF domain-containing protein → MAIVRVAARELTQSDGASFVLKDKDECFYADEHAISPLWKGQRFPLKICIGGWVMQNRQPAIIENIYGDERIPAAAYQPTFVRSLAMVPIRTIDPIGAIGVYWAERHQPNYEEVEVLQALADTTAVAIENVRVYTELEQRVQSRTAELEFANISLRAEMLERQAAEAEVRRLSITDELTGLHNRRGFLLLVEQQLKLAGRMNTSVCLLFIDLDGLKQVNDLQGHEVGNRLIGDAARVLQTTFRGSDVLARLGGDEFAVFIPNCEKPDGMIERLQDNINTFNQTLGSTYQLSMSIGLATCQVDATTSLEQMLDEADGLSVYQ, encoded by the coding sequence ATGGCAATTGTCCGAGTGGCAGCGCGGGAGTTAACCCAGTCCGATGGTGCCAGCTTTGTTTTAAAGGACAAGGATGAGTGTTTCTATGCCGATGAGCACGCAATCTCTCCCCTCTGGAAAGGACAACGGTTTCCGTTGAAGATTTGTATTGGGGGTTGGGTGATGCAAAATCGGCAGCCAGCTATTATTGAAAATATTTATGGGGATGAACGAATTCCTGCGGCTGCCTATCAACCCACGTTTGTCAGAAGCTTAGCCATGGTGCCCATTCGAACGATCGATCCGATCGGCGCGATCGGCGTGTACTGGGCTGAACGCCATCAACCCAATTACGAAGAAGTGGAAGTTCTTCAGGCTCTAGCAGATACAACGGCTGTCGCCATTGAAAATGTGCGCGTTTACACAGAGCTTGAGCAACGAGTACAGAGCCGCACAGCTGAGTTAGAATTCGCCAATATCAGCCTGCGAGCAGAGATGCTTGAACGTCAAGCAGCGGAAGCAGAGGTGAGACGGCTCTCAATTACGGATGAGTTAACAGGCTTACATAATCGCCGAGGGTTTCTTTTGCTAGTCGAGCAACAACTCAAACTTGCCGGTCGCATGAATACCTCAGTCTGTCTCCTGTTTATCGACCTGGATGGCTTAAAACAGGTCAATGACCTGCAAGGACATGAGGTGGGAAACCGCTTAATCGGGGATGCTGCCCGAGTTCTGCAAACAACGTTTCGGGGCTCAGATGTTTTAGCACGCCTGGGGGGGGATGAGTTCGCTGTTTTTATCCCAAATTGCGAAAAACCCGATGGAATGATTGAGCGGTTGCAGGACAATATCAACACATTTAATCAGACCTTGGGCAGCACCTATCAATTGTCAATGAGTATTGGTTTAGCGACTTGCCAGGTCGATGCGACTACATCCTTAGAGCAGATGCTAGACGAGGCCGACGGACTGAGTGTATATCAATAA